In Rhodospirillum rubrum ATCC 11170, a genomic segment contains:
- a CDS encoding DUF1045 domain-containing protein, producing the protein MRLALYAAPPADHPLAEKTALWLSNPPPLAGFSAETLHALTADPRHYGFHATLKAPFALAAGATPDLVIDAARRFALHRAAPPPLTLTVRALGPFLALVPPAPVPAIDALAAGCLRSFEPFRAPSDPADLARRRAAGLTPSQDAHLARWGYPYVLGDYRFHMTLSGPLIDADRREALSRALAEWLAPALAIPVSFRDLCVFGQDDRATPFSLVARLPFGG; encoded by the coding sequence TTGCGCCTTGCCCTTTACGCCGCCCCGCCGGCCGATCACCCGCTTGCCGAGAAAACGGCGCTGTGGCTGTCCAACCCGCCGCCGCTCGCCGGATTTTCGGCCGAAACCCTTCACGCCCTGACCGCCGACCCCCGTCACTATGGCTTCCACGCCACCTTGAAGGCGCCCTTCGCCCTGGCCGCCGGCGCCACCCCCGATCTGGTGATCGACGCGGCGCGGCGCTTCGCCCTTCACCGCGCCGCCCCGCCGCCGCTGACCTTGACGGTGCGCGCCCTGGGGCCGTTCCTCGCCCTGGTGCCACCGGCCCCGGTCCCGGCGATCGACGCCCTGGCCGCGGGCTGCCTGCGCAGCTTCGAACCCTTCCGCGCGCCCTCCGACCCCGCCGATCTGGCCCGCCGCCGCGCCGCCGGCCTGACCCCGTCACAAGACGCCCACCTCGCGCGCTGGGGATATCCTTATGTCCTGGGCGACTATCGCTTTCACATGACGCTGAGCGGCCCCTTGATCGATGCCGACCGCCGCGAGGCCCTGAGCCGGGCCCTGGCCGAGTGGCTGGCCCCGGCCCTGGCGATCCCGGTGAGCTTTCGCGATCTCTGCGTGTTCGGGCAAGACGACCGCGCCACCCCCTTCAGCCTTGTCGCCCGCCTGCCCTTCGGGGGTTAG
- the eat gene encoding ethanolamine permease → MKPTLKKSLSGLHLWGIAVGLVISGEYFGWSYGWDQAGTLGFLVTTILIAVMYTTFIFSFTELTTAIPHAGGPFAYSYRAFGPLGGFLAGFATLIEFVFAPPAISLAIGAYLNVQFPGLDPKLAAVGAYVVFMALNIAGVTIAATFELLVTVLAIAELLVFMGVVSPGFSFTNFVANGWSGESGFSFGSLSGIFAAIPFAIWFFLAIEGAAMAAEETKDPRTTVPKAYIAGILTLVFLAFGTMIFAGGVGDWKALSNINDPLPQAMKVVVGESSGWLHMLVWIGLFGLIASFHGIIMGYSRQIFALARAGFLPAVFSTVHPSRKTPHWAILAGGVIGIAAIFSDSFISIGGLPLTANIVTMSVFGAIVMYIMSMAALFRLRQSEPALDRPFRAPFYPVFPAIALAMAVVALITMIYFNPMVFGLFVGLMAAGWLFYRFTAHLRAAAPGDGLLSVGGIETIAQTEARSLVD, encoded by the coding sequence ATCAAACCCACGCTCAAGAAAAGCCTGAGCGGGCTCCACCTGTGGGGCATCGCCGTCGGGCTGGTGATTTCAGGGGAATACTTCGGCTGGAGCTACGGCTGGGATCAGGCCGGAACGCTGGGCTTTCTGGTGACCACCATCCTGATCGCCGTGATGTACACCACCTTTATCTTCAGCTTCACCGAGTTGACCACGGCCATTCCCCATGCCGGCGGCCCCTTTGCCTATAGCTACCGCGCCTTCGGCCCGCTGGGCGGCTTCCTGGCCGGCTTTGCCACCTTGATCGAATTCGTCTTCGCCCCGCCGGCGATTTCGCTGGCGATCGGCGCCTATCTCAATGTCCAGTTCCCCGGACTTGATCCCAAGCTAGCCGCCGTCGGCGCCTATGTCGTGTTCATGGCGCTCAATATCGCCGGGGTCACCATCGCCGCCACCTTCGAATTGCTGGTGACGGTTCTGGCCATCGCCGAATTGCTGGTGTTCATGGGCGTGGTTTCGCCGGGCTTCTCGTTTACCAATTTCGTCGCCAACGGCTGGTCGGGCGAAAGCGGTTTCTCGTTCGGATCGCTCTCGGGCATCTTCGCGGCCATTCCCTTCGCCATCTGGTTCTTCCTGGCGATCGAAGGGGCGGCGATGGCGGCCGAGGAAACCAAGGATCCGCGCACCACCGTTCCCAAGGCCTATATCGCTGGCATCCTGACCCTGGTTTTCCTGGCCTTCGGCACGATGATCTTCGCCGGCGGCGTTGGCGACTGGAAGGCGCTGTCCAACATCAACGACCCGCTGCCCCAGGCGATGAAGGTGGTGGTCGGCGAGTCCAGCGGCTGGTTGCACATGCTGGTGTGGATCGGCCTGTTTGGCCTGATCGCCTCGTTCCACGGCATCATCATGGGCTATTCGCGCCAGATCTTCGCCCTCGCCCGCGCCGGCTTCCTGCCCGCCGTCTTCTCCACCGTCCATCCCTCGCGCAAGACGCCCCATTGGGCGATCCTCGCCGGCGGCGTCATCGGCATCGCCGCCATCTTCTCGGACTCGTTCATTTCCATCGGCGGCCTGCCTTTGACCGCCAATATCGTCACCATGTCGGTCTTTGGCGCCATCGTCATGTACATCATGAGCATGGCCGCCCTCTTCCGCCTGCGCCAGAGCGAGCCGGCCCTCGACCGTCCCTTCCGCGCCCCGTTCTATCCGGTGTTTCCGGCGATCGCCCTGGCCATGGCGGTGGTCGCCCTGATCACCATGATCTACTTCAACCCGATGGTCTTTGGCCTGTTCGTCGGGCTGATGGCAGCGGGCTGGCTGTTCTACCGCTTCACCGCCCATCTGCGCGCCGCCGCCCCGGGCGACGGCCTGCTATCGGTCGGCGGCATCGAGACCATCGCCCAGACCGAAGCGCGCAGCTTGGTCGACTAA
- a CDS encoding PAS domain-containing sensor histidine kinase produces MIPIFKAWAARKRSSEPTAGQSEFDLADPFVAFSDSDSAPPSAEPPSFGPPAAALPPVLTKGDGEGTEDPLVAWRAEESPRRRTDPPPAERRHDPFLGGSFGGAGDAVAEEVSRALSWDEAEKTGGRVGEGEADTLDPVDEDDLYEPLSATPRDPDAPRIARDPPSPLGVDPLEAPRREAEDHREFSIPRSEPLAPFLLPPLPEDPLATSPSREGRPPRQGVDKSDDPAAMAPLAAAAPVERPSGQTGRREPPLADIADASDSEPPEEEDRADEQQASLGPGLGEGAAHGMPAFLAEPASARSEARTRLDPVACGLLGLMVSLGPLGVAAGTVLATGRMPTDRWTLAAAGGLAGLFLVCAGLAAWGIWRHLGGRITRLSAQIEATDQRGRFLGRQARAAKAYLSGVLDGAPLAIVTLDGRGTIIGLNPAAEALFGYPLPRAVGRPLSLLTAAGEDGGPPWPAPTGEEEGPRRVEGRRADGSVFPAELSLRALRRENGGGLVVLFLHDLSAEGGAKSLAESGRAESAFLDVLASELVVPVEAMALALRSSHPDLERVEQALSLLGQIATDVRGFANLEAGRVALEFAPVEVRAVCTRARAAVLAPAAEFGLKVGVSVAPDTPETILGDEALLETVLTNLLDCALQFNALDPAAHAALPGSITLSVRPLDNPPGRLRIEVGCPASEGGRDGLDPASRRRGPILPGARLRLEPVGSRGRTGTILVITRRLAELMGGRVGMESFPGRGTVLWFELDD; encoded by the coding sequence ATGATTCCCATTTTCAAGGCATGGGCCGCACGCAAGCGCAGTAGCGAGCCGACGGCCGGACAATCGGAGTTCGATCTCGCCGATCCCTTTGTCGCCTTCTCCGACTCCGACTCCGCTCCACCCTCGGCCGAGCCCCCTTCGTTCGGTCCACCGGCCGCCGCGCTGCCCCCGGTTTTGACAAAGGGCGATGGCGAGGGGACCGAGGATCCGCTTGTTGCTTGGCGCGCCGAGGAGAGCCCGCGCCGGCGGACCGATCCTCCGCCCGCCGAGCGGCGCCACGATCCGTTCCTCGGCGGGTCTTTCGGCGGCGCGGGCGATGCCGTGGCCGAAGAGGTCTCGCGGGCGCTGTCCTGGGACGAGGCGGAGAAGACCGGCGGCCGCGTGGGGGAGGGCGAGGCCGATACGCTCGATCCTGTGGACGAGGACGACCTGTATGAGCCGCTGAGCGCGACCCCGCGCGATCCCGACGCGCCGCGCATAGCCCGCGATCCGCCGTCGCCCCTCGGGGTCGACCCTTTGGAGGCGCCGCGCCGCGAAGCCGAGGATCACCGGGAGTTTTCGATCCCCCGCTCCGAACCCCTGGCGCCTTTCTTGTTGCCCCCTCTGCCCGAAGACCCCCTGGCGACCAGCCCGTCCCGGGAGGGCCGGCCGCCGCGACAGGGGGTGGACAAGTCCGACGATCCGGCGGCCATGGCGCCGCTTGCCGCCGCCGCGCCGGTTGAACGTCCTTCCGGGCAGACGGGCCGCCGTGAGCCTCCCCTTGCGGACATCGCCGACGCGAGCGATTCCGAGCCGCCCGAGGAGGAGGACCGCGCCGACGAGCAACAGGCGTCGCTCGGGCCGGGCCTTGGCGAGGGGGCGGCCCATGGTATGCCGGCTTTTCTGGCCGAGCCGGCCAGCGCCCGGTCCGAAGCCCGGACGCGCCTTGATCCGGTGGCCTGCGGACTGCTCGGGCTGATGGTCTCATTGGGCCCCCTTGGTGTTGCGGCGGGAACGGTCCTGGCGACGGGGAGGATGCCGACGGACCGCTGGACGCTGGCCGCCGCCGGGGGGCTTGCCGGACTGTTTTTGGTTTGCGCTGGCCTGGCGGCCTGGGGGATCTGGCGCCATCTCGGCGGGCGGATCACTCGGTTAAGCGCCCAGATCGAGGCGACGGACCAGCGCGGGCGTTTCCTCGGCCGTCAGGCGCGGGCGGCCAAGGCCTATCTCTCGGGCGTGCTCGACGGGGCGCCGCTGGCCATCGTCACCCTTGACGGCCGGGGCACCATCATTGGCCTCAACCCGGCCGCCGAGGCGCTGTTTGGCTATCCGTTGCCCCGCGCCGTCGGCCGGCCGCTGTCCCTGCTGACCGCGGCGGGCGAAGACGGCGGCCCGCCCTGGCCGGCCCCGACCGGCGAGGAAGAGGGGCCGCGTCGCGTCGAGGGGCGGCGTGCCGATGGCAGCGTCTTTCCCGCCGAGCTCAGTTTGCGGGCGCTGCGCCGTGAAAACGGCGGCGGGCTGGTGGTGTTGTTCCTGCACGATCTTTCGGCCGAAGGGGGGGCAAAGAGCTTGGCGGAAAGCGGCCGCGCCGAGAGCGCCTTCCTTGATGTGCTCGCCAGCGAACTGGTCGTTCCGGTGGAAGCGATGGCCCTGGCCCTGAGATCGAGCCACCCCGACCTTGAACGGGTCGAGCAGGCGCTATCGCTTCTCGGGCAGATCGCCACCGACGTGCGCGGCTTCGCCAATCTGGAAGCCGGCCGCGTCGCCTTGGAATTCGCCCCCGTCGAGGTGCGCGCCGTCTGCACCCGGGCGCGTGCGGCCGTTCTGGCGCCGGCGGCGGAATTCGGCCTGAAGGTCGGTGTTTCCGTCGCCCCCGATACGCCCGAAACCATCCTCGGCGACGAAGCCCTGCTTGAAACCGTGCTGACCAATCTTCTTGATTGCGCCTTGCAGTTCAACGCGCTCGATCCGGCCGCGCATGCCGCCTTGCCCGGCAGTATCACCTTGTCGGTGCGGCCGCTGGACAATCCCCCCGGTCGCCTGCGCATCGAAGTGGGATGCCCCGCCAGCGAGGGGGGGCGCGACGGCCTGGATCCGGCCAGCCGGCGGCGCGGGCCGATCCTGCCCGGCGCCCGGTTGCGGCTGGAACCCGTCGGCAGTCGCGGGCGGACCGGCACCATTCTGGTGATCACCCGGCGCTTGGCCGAATTGATGGGTGGCCGGGTCGGCATGGAAAGCTTCCCCGGACGCGGCACCGTGTTGTGGTTCGAACTCGACGATTAG
- a CDS encoding AraC-like transcriptional regulator QhpR, translated as MCQNRLSFGQRNILAAAACGIAQGIRAQGADADAVFIKAGVRESDLGDPRLSLDLGSYVAMFELAAVATGNDNFGLWFGQGFLPPMLGLIGEIALCSPTLGSALDNLATLFPFHQQATQTRLRRDGTLLRLEYRILDGRIIDRRQDAELTMGMFANVLRAALGPGWRPEEVHFEHPRPEGWAAHGRAFDADIHFGQPTNALVFRDRDRERPMPAGDLGRLTRLRDELLSVSGGTGRVPFVEQVRGETRRLLTEGAPHIEDVAEALGLARWTLQRRLADEGLSFSDVVDDLRRTLAKRYVSQPHVPLADIAQFLGYSEPSAFSRAFVRWFGISAQQMRRAEAA; from the coding sequence ATGTGCCAGAATCGCCTATCCTTTGGGCAACGCAATATCCTGGCGGCGGCGGCTTGCGGCATCGCCCAGGGCATTCGCGCCCAGGGGGCCGATGCCGACGCGGTGTTCATCAAGGCGGGGGTGCGCGAAAGCGATCTGGGCGATCCCCGGCTGTCGCTCGACCTGGGATCTTATGTGGCGATGTTCGAACTGGCCGCCGTCGCCACCGGCAACGACAATTTCGGCCTATGGTTCGGTCAGGGCTTTCTGCCGCCGATGCTCGGGCTGATTGGCGAGATCGCCCTGTGCTCGCCGACCCTGGGCAGCGCCCTTGATAACCTCGCCACGCTTTTTCCCTTCCATCAGCAGGCCACCCAAACCCGCCTGCGCCGCGACGGAACCCTGCTCCGCTTGGAATACCGCATCCTTGATGGCCGGATCATCGACCGCCGCCAGGATGCCGAACTGACCATGGGCATGTTCGCCAATGTGCTGCGCGCCGCATTGGGGCCGGGCTGGCGTCCCGAGGAGGTGCATTTCGAGCACCCCCGGCCCGAGGGATGGGCCGCCCACGGCCGGGCCTTCGACGCCGATATCCATTTCGGCCAACCGACCAACGCCCTGGTCTTTCGCGACCGCGACCGCGAGCGCCCGATGCCCGCCGGCGACCTCGGCCGCCTGACCCGCCTGCGCGACGAGTTACTCAGCGTCAGCGGCGGCACCGGCCGGGTTCCCTTCGTCGAACAGGTGCGCGGCGAAACCCGCCGCCTGCTGACCGAAGGCGCCCCCCATATCGAGGATGTGGCCGAGGCCCTGGGTCTGGCGCGCTGGACCCTGCAGCGCCGGCTGGCCGACGAGGGGTTGAGCTTTTCCGATGTGGTCGACGACCTGCGCCGCACCTTGGCCAAACGCTATGTCAGCCAGCCCCATGTGCCCTTGGCCGATATCGCCCAATTCCTCGGCTATTCCGAACCCAGCGCCTTCTCCCGCGCCTTCGTCCGCTGGTTCGGCATCTCCGCCCAACAGATGCGCCGCGCCGAAGCGGCTTAG
- a CDS encoding ethanolamine ammonia-lyase subunit EutB, which yields MGLYRATVGGTRYDFADLRTVMACASPRRSGDELAGLAAESDAQRMAARLVLADLPLRAFLDTPLVPYESDEVTRLIIDTHDGAAFAPVASLTVGGFRDWLLSYAADSAALAALAPGLTPEMVAAVSKLMRNADLIAVAAKCQVITGFRTTLGLPGRLASRLQPNHPTDDPAGIAASTLDGLLFGMGDAVIGINPATDNVGACVTLLEMLDAVRQRFDIPSQSCVLTHVTNSIEAINRGAPLDLVFQSVAGTEAANAGFGISLSLLGEAREAALSLRRGTVGDNVMYFETGQGAALSADAHHGVDQQTVEVRAYAVCRAFKPLIVNTVVGFIGPEYLYDSKQIIRAGLEDHCCGKLLGLPMGVDVCYTNHAEADQDDMDTLMTLLGVAGVTFLIGVPGADDVMLNYQSLSYHDILGLRHLLDRRPAPEFADWLARMGMSDAGGRLPPLDASAPALRRLLASGG from the coding sequence ATGGGATTGTATCGGGCGACGGTGGGGGGAACACGCTACGACTTCGCCGATTTGCGAACGGTGATGGCCTGCGCCTCGCCGCGCCGCTCGGGCGACGAACTGGCCGGACTGGCCGCCGAGAGCGACGCCCAGCGCATGGCGGCCCGCCTCGTTCTCGCCGATCTGCCCCTGCGCGCCTTCCTTGACACGCCGCTTGTTCCCTATGAGAGCGACGAAGTCACCCGGCTGATCATCGATACCCACGATGGCGCCGCCTTCGCCCCGGTCGCCAGCCTGACCGTTGGCGGCTTTCGCGACTGGCTGCTGTCCTATGCCGCCGATAGCGCCGCCCTTGCCGCCCTCGCCCCCGGACTGACCCCGGAAATGGTCGCCGCCGTCAGCAAGCTGATGCGCAACGCCGATCTGATCGCCGTGGCGGCGAAATGCCAGGTGATCACCGGCTTTCGCACGACGCTGGGCTTGCCCGGCCGTCTGGCCAGCCGCCTTCAGCCCAACCACCCCACCGATGATCCCGCCGGTATCGCCGCCTCGACCCTTGACGGTCTGCTGTTTGGCATGGGCGACGCGGTGATCGGCATCAATCCGGCGACCGATAACGTCGGCGCCTGCGTCACCTTGCTTGAGATGCTGGACGCCGTGCGCCAGCGCTTCGACATCCCCAGCCAATCTTGCGTGCTGACCCATGTCACCAACAGCATCGAGGCGATCAACCGCGGCGCCCCCCTCGACCTTGTCTTCCAGTCGGTCGCCGGCACCGAGGCGGCCAATGCCGGCTTTGGCATCAGCTTGTCGCTGCTGGGCGAAGCCCGCGAGGCGGCCTTGTCGCTGCGGCGCGGCACGGTGGGCGACAACGTCATGTATTTCGAGACCGGCCAGGGCGCGGCGCTGTCGGCCGACGCCCACCACGGCGTCGATCAGCAAACCGTCGAGGTCCGCGCCTATGCGGTCTGCCGGGCCTTCAAGCCGCTGATCGTCAATACGGTCGTCGGCTTTATCGGCCCGGAATATCTGTATGATTCCAAGCAGATCATCCGCGCCGGCCTGGAAGATCACTGCTGCGGCAAGCTGCTTGGCCTGCCGATGGGGGTGGATGTCTGCTACACCAACCACGCCGAGGCCGATCAGGACGATATGGATACCCTGATGACCCTGCTTGGCGTCGCCGGGGTCACCTTCCTGATCGGCGTGCCCGGCGCCGATGACGTGATGCTCAATTATCAGAGCCTGTCCTATCACGACATCCTTGGCCTGCGTCATCTGCTTGACCGCCGCCCCGCCCCCGAATTCGCCGACTGGCTCGCGCGCATGGGCATGAGCGACGCCGGCGGACGCCTGCCGCCGCTCGATGCCAGCGCCCCGGCCCTGCGTCGCCTTCTGGCTTCGGGAGGCTGA
- the eutC gene encoding ethanolamine ammonia-lyase subunit EutC: MTLPPVVDPFARFRAATRARVGLGRSGDALPTTALLEFQIAHARARDAVHGAIDAEALARAFAPLPTATVHSAASDRAVYLRRPDLGRRLDDESAARLDALGEGGQGWDVVFVIADGLSAAAVAAHAQATVRAALETLGGRLSVGPLVIASQSRVALGDDIGARLKARMVAVLIGERPGLSVADSLGAYITFDPRPGRRDSERNCISNIHADGLHADQAARTLCWLVEEGLRRRITGIGLKEEAQPRLGAGEGGNLPPVLDPSDRLGELSS, translated from the coding sequence ATGACCCTTCCCCCCGTCGTCGATCCCTTCGCCCGCTTCCGCGCCGCCACCCGCGCCCGGGTCGGCCTGGGGCGCAGCGGTGACGCCCTGCCGACCACCGCCCTGCTCGAGTTCCAGATCGCCCATGCCCGGGCCCGCGACGCCGTTCATGGCGCGATCGACGCCGAGGCCCTGGCCCGCGCCTTCGCCCCCTTGCCCACAGCAACGGTCCACAGCGCCGCCAGCGACCGCGCCGTTTATCTGCGCCGCCCCGATCTCGGCCGCAGGCTCGACGACGAGAGCGCCGCCCGCCTTGACGCCCTGGGCGAAGGCGGACAGGGCTGGGATGTGGTGTTCGTGATCGCCGATGGCCTGTCGGCCGCCGCCGTCGCCGCCCATGCCCAAGCCACCGTGCGCGCCGCCCTTGAAACCCTGGGCGGCCGGCTTTCGGTCGGCCCGCTGGTCATCGCCAGCCAGTCGCGGGTGGCGCTGGGCGATGACATCGGCGCCCGGTTGAAGGCGCGCATGGTCGCCGTGCTGATCGGCGAGCGCCCGGGTTTGTCGGTCGCCGATTCGCTGGGCGCCTACATCACCTTCGATCCCCGCCCCGGTCGGCGGGATTCGGAGCGCAACTGCATTTCCAACATTCACGCCGACGGCCTCCACGCCGATCAGGCCGCCCGCACCCTGTGCTGGCTGGTCGAGGAAGGCCTGCGCCGCCGGATCACCGGCATCGGGCTCAAGGAAGAGGCTCAGCCCCGCCTCGGGGCCGGTGAGGGGGGAAACCTACCGCCTGTCCTCGACCCGTCCGACCGCTTAGGAGAGTTATCGTCATGA
- a CDS encoding ferritin-like domain-containing protein encodes MGLFIKDIGSLDDLFVHALEDIYYAEQKILTALPKMIEKATDSALREGFETHLHETQKQVERLEQVFANHGVEPKATKCAAIDGIIDEAEDLAGEIRDTEVLDAALISAAQAVEHYEITRYGTLVAWAKRLGADDCAQLLEETLAEEKATDEKLSALAYSAINLRAAE; translated from the coding sequence ATGGGACTGTTCATCAAAGATATCGGCAGTCTGGATGACCTTTTCGTCCATGCGCTGGAAGATATCTACTACGCCGAGCAAAAAATCCTGACGGCCCTTCCCAAGATGATCGAGAAGGCCACCGACAGCGCGCTCCGCGAAGGCTTCGAGACGCATTTGCACGAAACGCAAAAGCAGGTGGAACGCCTGGAGCAAGTCTTCGCCAATCATGGCGTCGAGCCGAAGGCGACGAAATGCGCGGCGATCGATGGCATCATCGACGAGGCCGAGGATTTGGCCGGTGAAATCCGTGACACCGAGGTCCTCGACGCGGCGCTGATCTCGGCGGCCCAGGCGGTCGAGCATTACGAGATCACCCGCTACGGCACCCTGGTCGCCTGGGCGAAACGTCTGGGGGCCGATGACTGCGCCCAGTTGCTTGAAGAAACCCTGGCCGAGGAGAAGGCGACCGACGAAAAGCTCTCGGCCCTCGCCTATTCCGCGATCAACCTGCGGGCGGCAGAGTAG
- a CDS encoding bifunctional diguanylate cyclase/phosphodiesterase: MLRIPSRSDSRFVLFLCSTALLVTAFAFFATYGGLKELRARDVWRAEAHSKDLTKAIRQSTTNYLEKVEISLNTIAYVIEKDNHIGKREKEQIENLLSNQFLIFRDNENISITNEKGEIIFHEGLNTPLNFSVSDRDYFISLKNGTKTGLVASPVLISRLSKKPVIIFSRSYTKADGTFGGIVAMPVPTDRFQHLVSGYTLGGRDRLSLFSEDRSLIVSTEPTTIGAKAPANPAPPHPFDDRPDHPIQDGTQRHIDPSDNTTNIITIAQIPSADMHVLCEISEDDYLSEWYETRNISLLFVAFFLSLFYLSLFILYFFWRRQKEDATRLRESNEQTQTVLRTLRESDNALAAACEVGGLSTFILDLSANLWMRSPEQEAIFGLDGRHPRTRDAWHALIYPEDRGGVLDYFAERDALDTGEFDIQYRIIRPSDGAVRWIHGAGKLERAEDLSVRRLVGAIKDVTEIKEDLDRTEFLAYHDSLTNLPNRLLLADRMGQALALAVRRQDLLAVCYLDLDSFKPINDTWGHSVGDALLIEVARRLQQNARAEDTVARLGGDEFVVLLCGFKAEAEVERVVRRMMDSIATPYSVGGRQVTLTVSMGITTFPRDAEQEADALIRHADQAMYEAKRQGRNRIHYFDAEKDRLHKERQTYYNRMVAALEANEFQLHYQPTIDLVSGVFSGVEALIRWRHPERGLLLPGAFLPDIEDTDLTVPLGEWILREALRQKERWQDMGLSLTVGVNLFGYHLQQDSFVARFAAILAEFPAVHPEEVTLEIVETTAMRDLAAISEKMWDCKRFGVDFALDDFGTGYSSLTYFRRLPVTHLKIDRSFVTDILENAQDQAMVQSIVAMSHALGRKVVAEGAETLAHCAALGRYGCDFAQGFGIARPMPGEDIFPWARQWNRPDSLRVSLGEAFA; this comes from the coding sequence ATGCTTCGCATTCCTTCGCGTTCGGATAGCCGGTTCGTTTTATTCCTGTGCTCTACGGCCCTTCTGGTTACCGCCTTCGCTTTTTTCGCCACCTATGGCGGCCTTAAAGAACTAAGAGCCCGCGACGTTTGGCGGGCCGAAGCACACTCAAAGGACCTAACCAAAGCCATAAGGCAAAGCACGACAAATTACCTAGAAAAAGTTGAAATATCACTCAATACAATCGCTTATGTGATTGAAAAGGATAATCACATAGGAAAACGAGAAAAAGAACAGATTGAAAACCTTCTATCAAACCAATTCTTGATATTCCGAGACAACGAAAATATTTCCATTACAAACGAAAAAGGCGAAATAATATTTCACGAAGGCCTAAACACTCCTTTAAATTTCAGTGTCTCTGACCGAGACTATTTCATTAGCTTAAAAAACGGCACCAAGACCGGCTTGGTGGCGAGCCCGGTTCTGATCAGCCGCCTTTCGAAAAAGCCGGTTATCATCTTTTCCAGATCCTACACAAAAGCCGACGGAACCTTCGGCGGCATCGTCGCCATGCCGGTTCCGACCGATCGCTTTCAGCACCTCGTTTCCGGGTATACCCTGGGCGGGAGGGACAGGCTCAGCCTGTTTTCGGAAGATCGCTCGCTGATCGTCAGCACCGAGCCCACCACCATAGGCGCGAAAGCCCCCGCCAATCCCGCCCCCCCTCATCCCTTCGATGATCGTCCAGACCACCCCATTCAGGATGGAACCCAACGCCACATCGATCCATCGGACAACACAACAAACATTATTACCATCGCTCAAATTCCTTCTGCGGACATGCATGTCTTATGCGAAATATCAGAAGACGACTATCTGTCAGAATGGTATGAAACTCGAAACATCAGCCTGTTATTTGTCGCATTTTTTCTATCTTTATTTTATCTATCCCTGTTTATTTTATATTTTTTTTGGAGAAGACAAAAAGAAGACGCCACCCGGCTTCGTGAGAGCAACGAACAAACCCAGACCGTCCTTAGAACCTTGCGCGAGTCGGATAACGCGCTGGCGGCGGCCTGCGAGGTTGGCGGATTGAGTACCTTCATCCTCGATCTCTCCGCCAACCTCTGGATGCGATCGCCCGAACAAGAAGCCATCTTCGGACTCGACGGCCGTCACCCCCGAACACGGGACGCTTGGCACGCCCTGATCTACCCGGAGGATCGGGGGGGAGTGCTCGATTATTTCGCCGAACGAGACGCTTTGGATACCGGCGAATTCGATATCCAATACCGCATCATCCGGCCGAGCGACGGGGCCGTTCGCTGGATTCACGGGGCGGGGAAACTCGAGCGGGCCGAGGATCTGTCTGTGCGGCGGCTGGTCGGCGCGATCAAGGATGTCACCGAGATCAAGGAAGACCTCGACCGGACCGAATTCCTCGCCTACCACGACAGCTTGACCAATTTGCCCAATCGCCTGCTTCTGGCCGACCGCATGGGACAAGCCCTGGCCCTGGCCGTCCGTCGGCAAGATCTGCTCGCCGTCTGCTACCTTGATCTCGATAGCTTCAAACCCATCAATGACACCTGGGGGCATAGCGTCGGCGACGCCCTGTTGATCGAGGTCGCCCGACGCTTGCAGCAGAACGCCCGGGCGGAAGACACCGTCGCCCGTTTGGGTGGCGACGAATTCGTGGTTTTGCTGTGTGGCTTCAAGGCCGAAGCCGAGGTGGAGCGGGTCGTGCGGCGCATGATGGACTCGATCGCCACGCCCTATTCCGTCGGCGGCAGGCAGGTCACCCTGACCGTCAGCATGGGGATCACCACTTTTCCCCGCGACGCCGAGCAGGAGGCCGACGCCCTTATCCGCCATGCCGATCAGGCGATGTACGAGGCCAAGCGTCAGGGCCGCAACCGCATCCATTACTTCGATGCGGAAAAGGACCGCCTCCACAAGGAGCGCCAGACCTATTATAACCGCATGGTCGCCGCGCTTGAAGCAAATGAATTCCAGCTTCACTATCAGCCGACCATCGACCTTGTCAGCGGCGTCTTCTCCGGAGTGGAAGCCTTGATCCGCTGGCGCCACCCCGAGCGCGGCCTGCTGTTGCCCGGCGCCTTTCTTCCCGACATCGAGGACACCGATTTAACGGTTCCGCTCGGCGAATGGATCTTGCGCGAGGCCCTGCGACAAAAGGAACGCTGGCAGGACATGGGGCTGAGCCTCACCGTCGGGGTCAATCTTTTCGGCTACCACCTTCAGCAAGACAGCTTCGTCGCGCGCTTCGCCGCCATTCTCGCCGAGTTTCCCGCGGTCCACCCCGAAGAGGTGACCCTTGAGATCGTCGAGACCACCGCCATGCGCGACCTTGCGGCGATTTCGGAAAAGATGTGGGACTGCAAGCGCTTCGGCGTGGATTTCGCCCTTGATGATTTCGGCACGGGCTATTCGTCGCTCACCTATTTCCGCCGGCTCCCGGTGACCCATTTGAAGATCGACCGGTCCTTCGTCACCGATATTCTTGAAAACGCCCAGGATCAGGCCATGGTGCAGAGCATCGTCGCCATGTCCCATGCCCTGGGGCGCAAGGTGGTCGCCGAAGGCGCCGAGACCTTGGCCCATTGCGCCGCCCTTGGCCGCTATGGGTGCGATTTCGCCCAAGGCTTCGGCATTGCCCGCCCCATGCCGGGCGAAGACATTTTCCCCTGGGCCCGCCAGTGGAACAGGCCCGACTCTTTGAGAGTCAGCCTAGGCGAGGCCTTCGCCTAG